From Thalassoglobus sp. JC818, the proteins below share one genomic window:
- a CDS encoding nicotinamide-nucleotide amidohydrolase family protein, whose amino-acid sequence MSLIGQTHEKLHAIADAVAERSIKLQTRIVFAESCTSGLIAATLSRYPGVSEVLCGSCVTYRNATKHQWLGVDEKSLADPQVGPVSQIVSEQMAKGVLSLTPEAVVAVSITGHLGPNAPDDLDGIAYSTICFRSDQNPVTRKLNLDGELDVHLEKRYFRQLSAARQVLHFLDEQLNTRA is encoded by the coding sequence GTGTCACTGATCGGACAGACTCATGAGAAATTGCACGCGATTGCCGACGCGGTGGCAGAGCGATCGATCAAGCTTCAAACACGCATCGTCTTCGCTGAAAGTTGCACCTCTGGACTGATCGCTGCCACGCTCTCTCGATACCCGGGTGTCTCAGAAGTTCTCTGTGGGAGTTGCGTCACTTACCGGAACGCAACCAAACATCAGTGGCTGGGAGTTGATGAGAAGTCGCTCGCCGACCCTCAAGTGGGACCGGTTTCGCAGATCGTCTCGGAACAGATGGCGAAGGGAGTTCTTTCACTCACTCCGGAAGCAGTTGTCGCGGTCTCAATCACCGGACATCTCGGTCCCAATGCGCCCGACGATCTCGACGGGATCGCGTACTCCACGATCTGTTTTCGTTCTGATCAAAACCCAGTCACTCGGAAATTGAATTTGGACGGTGAACTCGACGTCCATCTGGAAAAGCGCTACTTCCGTCAATTGTCGGCTGCCCGTCAGGTTCTGCATTTCCTCGACGAGCAACTCAATACGCGGGCGTAG
- a CDS encoding TolC family protein, which produces MTPRGRHTRWRRLKPLSLWIVVGSCLTMISACRQRGELPTYLGTEHSADYLDRATQIAYTDLEGPVSSKVNFAVPPRRIRDRTKDEIWDLSLAEAIQTALLNSHVIRSSGQFLSPGNPILANPQFVQSVFDPAIQESGVLFGQRGVEAALSDFDTQFTTQLLYGQNNTIQNNTIALGRLAGTVLQESTDSFNASFFKRLATGGQLTLAHSVVRTGRNIPAGPGEPQLFPSVYEGATSLQFRQPLLAGGGVEYTRIAGPISENIQGVTGVQQGVVIARIENDMELAEFEQAVQQLVHDVEELYWRLHLDYITFDLQSRIEEMANQSFQVAEAKRQAGTGPGGRTELNLRSIYLDTKAEVDRARNSIYSTEAQLRRLMGLPVNDGRVIRPIDEPITAEFVPSWEVAMSDALVKRPEVRRQKWSIRSFELQLRAAENLLMPRLDFVSGYRINGFGDELFGRGDSGPQIPPAVENYYQSMLNAGQTGWNVGVEFSVPIGRRFAKTQVQSLELQLAKARAVLAEQEVELSHEVADSFRTIDLAYEESRNSYNQYLAAEEARKLAFAQFRYAIDNDPELEPLLRAEMRVAESEVNLARSITQYNVALADLSFRTGQTLRASSIELIEGCWNPEAYIDAEENFEARKYAKPAPNLITKPMVYPDYSVIE; this is translated from the coding sequence ATGACACCTCGCGGTCGTCACACACGCTGGAGGCGCTTGAAACCACTTTCGCTTTGGATTGTGGTCGGAAGCTGCCTGACGATGATCTCCGCATGTCGTCAACGCGGAGAATTACCGACCTATCTCGGGACAGAGCATTCTGCAGATTACCTCGATCGAGCGACGCAGATTGCCTACACAGACTTGGAAGGTCCGGTTTCTTCAAAGGTGAACTTCGCTGTTCCGCCGCGACGCATTCGAGATCGCACCAAAGATGAGATCTGGGATTTGAGTCTGGCGGAAGCCATCCAAACGGCCCTGTTGAACAGCCACGTGATTCGAAGTTCCGGACAGTTCTTGAGTCCCGGGAATCCGATTCTGGCGAACCCGCAATTCGTGCAATCGGTCTTCGATCCTGCGATTCAGGAAAGCGGAGTGCTGTTCGGTCAACGTGGTGTCGAAGCTGCGTTGTCAGACTTCGATACGCAGTTTACGACTCAGCTCTTGTACGGTCAGAACAATACCATTCAAAACAATACGATCGCTTTGGGGCGGCTCGCGGGTACAGTTCTGCAAGAGTCGACAGATTCGTTCAATGCCTCTTTCTTCAAACGACTGGCGACCGGTGGTCAATTGACACTGGCTCACAGCGTCGTGCGAACAGGGCGAAATATTCCTGCCGGACCGGGAGAACCGCAACTCTTTCCTTCGGTCTACGAAGGAGCGACGTCGCTCCAATTCCGACAGCCATTGCTGGCCGGGGGAGGCGTTGAATACACGCGAATTGCCGGGCCGATCTCGGAAAACATTCAAGGAGTCACGGGGGTTCAACAGGGTGTCGTGATCGCCCGGATTGAGAACGACATGGAGTTGGCCGAGTTTGAACAGGCCGTCCAACAACTCGTTCACGATGTCGAAGAACTTTACTGGCGGCTGCACCTCGACTACATCACGTTCGATTTGCAAAGTCGAATCGAAGAGATGGCCAACCAGTCCTTCCAGGTTGCCGAAGCCAAGCGACAAGCTGGGACTGGACCCGGGGGGCGTACGGAGCTGAATCTGCGAAGTATCTATCTGGATACGAAGGCAGAAGTCGATCGCGCACGAAACTCGATCTATTCGACGGAAGCACAGCTGCGGCGATTGATGGGGCTCCCGGTCAACGACGGAAGAGTGATTCGTCCTATCGACGAACCCATCACCGCTGAGTTCGTCCCGAGCTGGGAAGTTGCCATGTCCGACGCGCTCGTGAAGCGTCCTGAGGTGCGAAGGCAGAAGTGGTCGATTCGCAGCTTTGAGCTGCAACTGCGGGCTGCCGAAAACCTGCTGATGCCGCGACTCGATTTCGTGAGTGGCTACCGCATCAACGGATTCGGTGACGAACTGTTCGGTCGGGGCGATTCGGGGCCGCAGATTCCGCCAGCTGTCGAGAACTATTACCAGTCCATGTTAAATGCTGGTCAAACCGGCTGGAATGTGGGCGTTGAGTTCTCCGTTCCGATCGGACGTCGATTCGCCAAGACTCAAGTTCAGTCGCTGGAACTACAGCTTGCGAAAGCAAGAGCAGTGCTGGCAGAACAGGAAGTGGAACTCAGTCATGAAGTGGCGGACTCGTTCCGAACAATCGATCTCGCTTACGAAGAGAGTCGAAACTCCTATAACCAGTATCTCGCTGCTGAAGAGGCACGGAAGCTCGCATTCGCCCAGTTCCGCTATGCCATCGACAACGATCCGGAACTCGAGCCACTATTGCGAGCGGAGATGCGTGTTGCTGAGTCAGAAGTGAATCTGGCGAGGTCAATCACTCAGTACAATGTTGCTCTGGCGGATCTCAGTTTTCGGACGGGACAAACTCTCCGAGCCAGCAGTATCGAGTTGATCGAAGGCTGCTGGAACCCGGAAGCATACATCGATGCTGAAGAGAATTTCGAAGCTCGGAAGTATGCCAAGCCAGCTCCAAACCTGATCACCAAACCAATGGTCTATCCCGATTACTCTGTGATTGAGTAG